Proteins from a genomic interval of Plasmodium reichenowi strain SY57 chromosome 11, whole genome shotgun sequence:
- a CDS encoding signal recognition particle subunit SRP72, putative, which produces MEEERAETFNDLTADDIKSYMENKEFDNVIKLTKNIYDNDMNNNDVFLKARYSCLIERNQYDKIIYEIMHCLIKLDKKKNRKKGNSNFKKIFQENYKEIQNKNVLFELFYSMYKLRKFKKLYGCLKYFIENENKYQDFIDMLYAQVNIILHKYNNSIHYFEVLLNNKSRQTTAHVNLNSSYFSQFMKFMYTYNFLRRSKKEKTNKNNNNKLNNGDDYQKDDENAVETFYVDGERLDTNDIEELKNQIIRSTKNFNYEQNQNFEEIFNYTTFFIMEKNYSEAMKFIEVLEDMCLNIESDNEINESKDINSNEDEEITDGIKDTNSNNNDNNDNINHNNNNNNNYYDLNINFCRKEIFIQLQKAYIYSKMKKIKESIRIYERILNQYDNVKNNKIVILIAYNNYIALMHNDNQLKLDIKQNKNIQDQYALTFHISVEKLSEIKNFLFTNNIMDKQVQMNNSNNNNNNYSNNNNINNHHNNNYYTNITTHSNSIFNNMNEFMFSTICFNECIAHLTSEQKDEFKMKLKCFSTRFSNSILLDKLIILELKNRNYMKCKSYIYNRINLMNSFENQIKFINAYIYLCYEKKNFKEIVKIYLMYEYLFQNNVKHYSSFFTNLFYIYICCTDYYTKDEHGDQNIVHVEKTKKQTDQIYENNNNIHNLTNNLSLVLDLFYKYKEIIQENPDIINYETLYLVCKYLLHHNKEQLVQELFDYLCEHEKNNLDFIACFTYIYTYINVSNAYTYENKLKKLVLTETYLIDVEELENTNIPFDKINLNNNISHMNDIQVEKKKNRKKRKRSCKKKKLTDPSSANLNPDRWLPKHEKPEFKKLKKKKKKSETLKQKVVVEVEETKTTLKQNKLQNLKKRRKK; this is translated from the coding sequence atggaagaAGAAAGAGCAGAGACCTTTAATGATTTAACCGctgatgatataaaatcttatatggaaaataaagaatttgataatgttataaaattaacaaaaaatatttatgataatgatatgaataataatgatgttTTTTTGAAAGCTCGATATTCTTGCTTAATAGAGCGAAATCAATATgacaaaataatatatgaaattatgcattgtttaataaaattagataagaaaaaaaaccgaaaaaaaggaaatagTAATTTTAAGAAGATATTTCAAGAgaattataaagaaattcAGAATAAGAATgtattatttgaattattttattctatgtataaattaaggaaatttaaaaaattatatggttgtttaaaatattttatagaaaatgaaaacaaGTATCAAGATTTTATAGATATGTTATATGCACAagtaaatattatattacataagtataataatagtatacattattttgaagttttattaaataataaatcaagACAAACTACTGCTCATGTAAATTTAAATAGTAGTTATTTTTCTCAATTTATGAAatttatgtatacatataattttttgagGAGATctaaaaaggaaaaaacaaataaaaataataataacaaacTAAATAATGGAGATGATTATCAGAAGGATGATGAAAATGCTGTTGAAACTTTTTACGTCGATGGAGAACGTTTGGATACCAATGATAttgaagaattaaaaaatcaaataattagatcaacaaaaaattttaattatgaacagaatcaaaattttgaagagatttttaattatactactttttttattatggaaaaaaattattctGAAGCTATGAAATTTATAGAAGTTTTAGAGGACATGTGTTTAAATATTGAATCGGATAATGAAATCAATGAAAgtaaagatataaatagCAATGAAGATGAAGAGATTACTGACGGCATAAAGGATACAAACAgcaataataatgataataatgataatataaatcataataataataataataataattattacgATTTGAACATAAATTTTTGTAGGAAAGAAATTTTTATACAATTACAAAAAGCTTATATCTATtcaaaaatgaaaaaaataaaagaatctattagaatatatgaacgaatattaaatcaatatgacaatgtaaaaaataataaaattgttattttaattgcttataataattatattgCTTTAATGCATAATGATAATCAGCTGAAGTTAGatattaaacaaaataaaaatatccAAGATCAATATGCTTTAACATTTCATATAAGTGTAGAAAAATTATctgaaataaaaaattttctctttacaaataatataatggATAAACAAGTTCAAATgaataatagtaataataataataataattatagtaataataataatattaataatcatcataataataattattatacaaatataacTACACATTCTAATAgcatatttaataatatgaatgaatTCATGTTTAGTACCATATGTTTTAATGAATGCATCGCACATTTAACAAGTGAACAAAAAGACGAatttaaaatgaaattgAAATGTTTTTCAACACGTTTTAGCAACTCTATTTTATTAGATAAACTTATTATTttagaattaaaaaatagaaattatatgaaatgtaaatcttatatatataatagaatTAATTTAATGAATTCATTTGAAAATCAgattaaatttattaatgcatatatttacctttgttatgaaaaaaagaactTTAAAGaaattgtaaaaatatatttaatgtaTGAATATCTATTtcaaaataatgtaaaacATTATAGTTCCTTCTTTACTAACctcttttatatatatatatgttgtacagattattatacaaaagATGAACATGGTGATCAAAATATAGTTCATGTagaaaaaacaaagaaACAAACAGatcaaatatatgaaaataataataatatacataatcttacaaataatttatcTTTAGTATTagatttattttataaatataaagaaatcATACAAGAAAATCcagatattataaattatgaaaCCTTATATTTAGTATGTAAATATCTATTACATCATAATAAAGAGCAACTAGTTCAAGAACtttttgattatttatgtgaacatgaaaaaaataatttagaTTTTATAGCATGctttacatatatatatacatatatcaATGTATCTAATGCATATACATAcgaaaataaattaaagaaGCTTGTATTAACAGAAACATATCTTATTGATGTTGAAGAATTggaaaatacaaatataccattcgataaaataaatctaaataataatatatctcATATGAACGATATCCAAgtagaaaagaaaaaaaatagaaaaaaacGTAAGAGAAGTtgtaagaaaaaaaaattaacagACCCAAGTAGTGCCAACCTTAATCCTGATCGATGGTTACCTAAACATGAAAAACCagaatttaaaaaattaaaaaaaaaaaaaaaaaaaagtgaaACCCTTAAACAAAAGGTAGTAGTAGAAGTTGAAGAAACCAAAACAACACTcaaacaaaataaattacaaaatttgaaaaagagaagaaaaaagtaa
- a CDS encoding casein kinase 1, putative (transcript variant 2; alternatively spliced): MEIRVANKYALGKKLGSGSFGDIYVAKDIVTMEEFAVKLESTRSKHPQLLYESKLYKILGGGIGVPKVYWYGIEGDFTIMVLDLLGPSLEDLFTLCNRKFSLKTVLMTADQMLNRIEYVHSKNFIHRDIKPDNFLIGRGKKVTLIHIIDFGLAKKYRDSRSHTHIPYKEGKNLTGTARYASINTHLGIEQSRRDDIEALGYVLMYFLRGSLPWQGLKAISKKDKYDKIMEKKISTSVEVLCRNASFEFVTYLNYCRSLRFEDRPDYTYLRRLLKDLFIREGFTYDFLFDWTCVYASEKDKKKMLENKNRFDQTADQEGREQRNN; encoded by the exons atggaaaTTAGAGTGGCAAATAAATATGCTTtaggaaaaaaattaggGAGTGGTTCCTTTGgtgatatatatgttg CCAAGGATATTGTGACGATGGAAGAATTTGCTGTAAAATTA GAATCAACACGATCAAAACATCCCCAACTATTGTATGAGtcaaaattatataaaatattagGAGGAGGAA ttGGTGTACCTAAAGTATATTGGTACGGTATAGAAGGGGATTTTACTATCATGGTTCTTGATTTATTAGGCCCATCACTTGAAGATCTATTTACCTTATGTAATAgaaaattttctttaaagACTGTCCTTATGACAGCAGATCAAATG TTAAATAGAATTGAATATGTGCattcaaaaaattttatacatCGAGATATTAAACCAGATAACTTTTTAATAG GACGAGGGAAAAAAGTTACcttaatacatattattgATTTCGGTTTAgcaaaaaaatatagagATTCAAGATCACATACTCATATTCCATATAAAGAAGGGAAAAATTTAACAGGAACAGCAAGATATGCAAGTATAAATACACACTTAGGAATTGAACAATCTCGTAGGGATGATATTGAAGCCCTTGGATATGTTCTCATGTATTTTCTAAGAGGAAGTTTACCATGGCAAGGTCTAAAGGCTATATCTAAGAAGgataaatatgataaaattatggaaaaaaaaatatcaacATCAGTGGAAGTTTTGTGTAGAAATGCAAGCT TCGAATTTGtaacatatttaaattattgCCGATCATTAAGATTTGAAGATAGACCCgattatacatatttaagAAGACTTTTAAAGGACTTGTTTATAAG AGAGGGATTTACTTATGACTTTTTATTTGACTGGACATGTGTATATGCCTCCGAAAAGGATAAGAAGAAGATgttagaaaataaaaaccGTTTTGATCAAACAGCAGATCAAGAAGGAAGA GAGCAACGAAATAATTGA
- a CDS encoding nuclease (tudor staphylococcal nuclease), whose amino-acid sequence MERLNGIVKQVISADTYVLIGAKKGGVSQERQINLACLQCPRLFMKSQNTEKVEEPLAWESREFIRKMIIGKNVSFCLEYTYNNRQFCSVFYEEQNLGILLLEKGYATLVSNKNVKSSVYADLEPYYVQAKERKVGIFGNNIKSYVRNIVYCYNDKNENKKLYDLFVNRRLKCVVEHIRDGANFRVYAEKEAANEKREVLVSNNNNNNNSNNSNNNSGEKNKKNKKNKNNSNNNNNNIDNTELNGMIDEDTGNSKKKMKNKNKKKTNEDENAESNLYTNEKYLTMYYFSFSLCGIIVDMFKKEMVDNEETVKEELYAMETKRFVESRLLNRDIEIEIKHVDNNFNLYANIYYKLGNICTLLLKSGYAYINEYTIKFVPNPIEYKKALDEAIQLRKKKWTNYTEKEIDYEKEYFSRVIEVLYGDVIIIDYKNEERRLYLASIKCEKHNNTDIKLNTLCLMAKDCLKSQIAGEQIKIVTEYVKTPQSNSDGYIPQCSDDKGRMHFVSIYKIQKKNKNDKNKNHINDDVYDGLTNKWNEKKNTKGNTKTTLALNNNNNNNNSTSKLNNISKKKNVKKNSKKINTALGNNEKGLYYDDTDDDDDDEEEEYINLNEELVAKGLAKVLNHRQDDDKASNYFRLQELEKEAEEKKLGRFNPHLEIIKINNISGNENALRARSFENTLNKYNNLNAYVDFIYGANKYKLYIPSQNLLINFILLGITVEKINLKDLNNMELKIKNKNNMNGMENNEKNNILNGDADFEKNNSKKEKLEYKEIAVQAYKYTRKMLMQRMVQISIITCDKGGNFIGLLKYQNKDFSMHLLSLGYGVLNEVGLNNTSERNNFVKAAEEAKIQKKNIWSLEKSEYTDNLLKTENDLTAYDNIYYCSYVEDINNISLQLKNRKEELLTLQRELNKKSILDSSNLNEINKNTLVLAKYNDNCYYRAIVLQVNKNKKKVLVKYIDFGNEYELDFVDIKKLNEQFNLKNYPPFSFKVSLAGLKIPAENKTDLIVYIKKFLLDKFLYVKFEKKEANLFHVVFYDYEQFNTNKNIKSVNEEIVYNGICYVDNSSDTKIFEKLKKEEILAKKNKHVIWSYGDIDYDDEN is encoded by the exons atggaAAGATTGAATGGTATTGTGAAACAAGTAATATCCGCAGATACCTATGTTTTAATAGGTGCCAAAAAAg GCGGAGTATCACAGGAAAGGCAAATAAATTTGGCCTGCTTACAATGCCCAAGATTGTTTATGAAAAGCCAAAATACCGAAAAGGTTGAAGAACCATTAGCATGGGAAAGTAGAGAATTTATTAGAAAAATGATTATAGGGAAGAATGTTAGTTTTTGTCTTGAATATACTTATAATAATCGACAATTTTGTAGTGTTTTTTATGAAGAACAGAACCTTggtattttattattgGAGAAAGGTTATGCTACATTAgtatcaaataaaaatgttaagAGTAGTGTGTATGCTGATTTAGAACCTTATTATGTACAGGCGAAAGAAAGGAAAGTTGGTATTTTtggtaataatattaaatcGTATGTTCGAAACATTgtatattgttataatgataagaatgaaaataagaagttatatgatttatttgttaataGAAGATTGAAGTGTGTTGTTGAGCATATAAGAGATGGAGCCAACTTTCGTGTGTATGCAGAAAAAGAAGCAGCAAATGAAAAAAGAGAAGTTCTAgttagtaataataataataataataatagtaataatagtaataataatagtggtgagaagaataaaaaaaataaaaaaaacaaaaataatagtaataataataataataatattgataacACAGAATTAAATGGAATGATTGATGAAGATACAGGCAATTctaaaaagaaaatgaaaaataaaaataagaaaaaaacaaacgAAGATGAAAACGCGGAATctaatttatatacaaatgaaaaatatttaaccatgtattatttttctttttcattatgTGGTATTATTGTAgatatgtttaaaaaagaaatggTAGATAATGAAGAGACGGTAAAGGAGGAATTATATGCCATGGAAACCAAAAGATTTGTGGAATCACGTTTATTAAATAGGGATATAGAGATAGAAATAAAACAtgttgataataattttaatttatatgcgaatatttattataagttaggtaatatatgtactttattattaaaaagtggatatgcatatattaatgaatataCCATAAAATTTGTACCAAATCCTATCGAATATAAAAAAGCATTAGATGAAGCTATACAattaaggaaaaaaaaatggacTAATTATAcagaaaaagaaattgattatgaaaaagaatatttttcaaGAGTTATAGAGGTTTTATATGGAgatgttattattatagattataaaaatgaagaaagGAGATTATATTTAGCATCCATAAAATGTGAGaaacataataatacagatattaaattaaatacaTTATGTTTAATGGCTAAAGATTGTTTAAAATCACAAATAGCAGGGgaacaaattaaaattGTAACTGAATATGTTAAAACACCTCAAAGTAATAGTGATGGATATATTCCACAATGTTCAGATGATAAAGGAAGAATGCATTTTGTTagtatttataaaatacaaaagaaaaacaaaaatgacaaaaataagaatcatataaatgatgaCGTATATGATGGATTAACAAACAAATggaatgaaaaaaaaaacacaaaaGGTAATACTAAAACGACATTGGCccttaataataataataataataataatagcACATCAAAATTAAACAACATCtcaaagaaaaaaaatgtaaagaaaaattccaaaaaaataaatacagCATTAGGTAATAATGAAAAGGgattatattatgatgatacagatgatgatgatgatgatgaagaagaagaatatattaatttaaacGAAGAATTAGTAGCAAAGGGATTAGCGAAAGTATTAAATCACCGACAGGATGATGATAAAGCTAGCAATTATTTCAGATTACAAGAATTAGAAAAAGAAGCGgaagaaaagaaattaGGTAGATTTAATCCTCATTtagaaattattaaaattaataatattagcGGAAATGAAAATGCATTAAGAGCCAGATCATTTGAAAATactttaaataaatataataacttAAACGCTTATGttgattttatatatggtgctaacaaatataaattatatattccatCACAAAAtcttttaattaattttatattattaggAATCACCgtagaaaaaataaatttaaaagattTAAACAATATggaattaaaaataaagaataaaaataatatgaatggaatggaaaataatgaaaagaataatatattgaatGGGGATGCAgattttgaaaaaaataatagtaaaaaagagaaattagaatataaagaaatagCCGTTCAagcatataaatatacaagGAAAATGTTAATGCAAAGGATGGTACAAATATCTATTATTACATGTGATAAAGGTGGAAATTTTATAggtttattaaaatatcaGAATAAAGATTTTTCAATGCATTTACTTTCTTTAGGATATGGTGTATTAAATGAAGTGGgtttaaataatacaagtgaaagaaataattttgtaaaaGCAGCTGAGGAAGCTAAAattcaaaagaaaaatatatggtCATTAGAAAAATCTGAGTATACagataatttattaaaaacagaaaatgatttaacagcttatgataatatatattattgttcatATGTAGAAGacattaataatatatctcttcaattaaaaaatagaaaagaAGAATTATTAACATTACAAAgagaattaaataaaaaatcgATTTTAGATTCATCCaatttaaatgaaataaataaaaatacattagTACTAGCCAAATATAATGACAATTGTTATTATAGAGCAATAGTATTACaagtaaataaaaataaaaaaaaagtactAGTAAAATATATCGATTTTGGAAATGAATATGAATTAGATTTTGTcgatattaaaaaattgaatgaacaatttaatttaaaaaattatccACCATTCTCATTTAAAGTTTCTTTAGCAGGTTTAAAAATACCTGCAGAAAATAAAACAGAtttaattgtatatataaagaaatttttACTTGATAAATTCTTATATGTtaaatttgaaaaaaaagaagctaatttatttcatgtcgttttttatgattatgAACAATTTAATactaataaaaatattaaaagtgTGAATGAGGaaattgtatataatgGCATATGTTATGTTGATAATAGTAGTgatacaaaaatatttgaaaaattaaagaagGAAGAAATATTGgccaaaaaaaataaacacGTTATATGGTCTTATGGAGATATAGActatgatgatgaaaattGA
- a CDS encoding casein kinase 1, putative (transcript variant 1; alternatively spliced), which produces MEIRVANKYALGKKLGSGSFGDIYVAKDIVTMEEFAVKLESTRSKHPQLLYESKLYKILGGGIGVPKVYWYGIEGDFTIMVLDLLGPSLEDLFTLCNRKFSLKTVLMTADQMLNRIEYVHSKNFIHRDIKPDNFLIGRGKKVTLIHIIDFGLAKKYRDSRSHTHIPYKEGKNLTGTARYASINTHLGIEQSRRDDIEALGYVLMYFLRGSLPWQGLKAISKKDKYDKIMEKKISTSVEVLCRNASFEFVTYLNYCRSLRFEDRPDYTYLRRLLKDLFIREGFTYDFLFDWTCVYASEKDKKKMLENKNRFDQTADQEGRVKQN; this is translated from the exons atggaaaTTAGAGTGGCAAATAAATATGCTTtaggaaaaaaattaggGAGTGGTTCCTTTGgtgatatatatgttg CCAAGGATATTGTGACGATGGAAGAATTTGCTGTAAAATTA GAATCAACACGATCAAAACATCCCCAACTATTGTATGAGtcaaaattatataaaatattagGAGGAGGAA ttGGTGTACCTAAAGTATATTGGTACGGTATAGAAGGGGATTTTACTATCATGGTTCTTGATTTATTAGGCCCATCACTTGAAGATCTATTTACCTTATGTAATAgaaaattttctttaaagACTGTCCTTATGACAGCAGATCAAATG TTAAATAGAATTGAATATGTGCattcaaaaaattttatacatCGAGATATTAAACCAGATAACTTTTTAATAG GACGAGGGAAAAAAGTTACcttaatacatattattgATTTCGGTTTAgcaaaaaaatatagagATTCAAGATCACATACTCATATTCCATATAAAGAAGGGAAAAATTTAACAGGAACAGCAAGATATGCAAGTATAAATACACACTTAGGAATTGAACAATCTCGTAGGGATGATATTGAAGCCCTTGGATATGTTCTCATGTATTTTCTAAGAGGAAGTTTACCATGGCAAGGTCTAAAGGCTATATCTAAGAAGgataaatatgataaaattatggaaaaaaaaatatcaacATCAGTGGAAGTTTTGTGTAGAAATGCAAGCT TCGAATTTGtaacatatttaaattattgCCGATCATTAAGATTTGAAGATAGACCCgattatacatatttaagAAGACTTTTAAAGGACTTGTTTATAAG AGAGGGATTTACTTATGACTTTTTATTTGACTGGACATGTGTATATGCCTCCGAAAAGGATAAGAAGAAGATgttagaaaataaaaaccGTTTTGATCAAACAGCAGATCAAGAAGGAAGAGTAAAGcaaaattaa